A region of Faecalibacterium taiwanense DNA encodes the following proteins:
- a CDS encoding metallophosphoesterase, translated as MVYLTGDTHGDIDRFKHGKLRWLGKRDTVVVLGDFGFVWDGSKEEQKKLDWLRKRPYTLLFLDGSHENYDLLKQYPTEERFGGKVQALGGNVYHVCRGSVLELENKKYLCFGGAESQDVEDREPGVNWWREEMPSEEEYAFCEENLAACDYKVDYVLTHDAPSRFLDFTALASGETNQLHSFLDKILLKLTYDKWFFGCYHKDTQLSTKSRCVFCDVISMGERHAKRSVR; from the coding sequence ATGGTATATCTGACAGGGGACACCCACGGCGACATCGACCGCTTCAAGCACGGAAAGCTGCGCTGGCTGGGCAAACGGGATACCGTGGTGGTACTGGGCGACTTTGGCTTTGTGTGGGACGGCAGCAAGGAGGAACAGAAAAAGCTGGATTGGCTGCGCAAGCGCCCGTATACCCTGCTGTTTCTGGACGGCAGCCACGAAAACTACGACCTTTTAAAGCAGTATCCCACCGAGGAACGCTTTGGCGGCAAGGTGCAGGCACTGGGTGGCAATGTGTACCATGTGTGCCGCGGCAGTGTGCTGGAATTGGAGAACAAAAAATACCTGTGCTTTGGCGGTGCGGAAAGCCAGGATGTGGAGGATCGGGAACCCGGCGTGAACTGGTGGAGGGAAGAAATGCCTTCGGAGGAGGAATACGCCTTTTGTGAGGAGAACCTTGCAGCGTGCGATTACAAAGTGGATTATGTGCTGACCCACGATGCGCCAAGCAGATTTTTGGATTTTACCGCCCTTGCCAGCGGCGAGACCAACCAGCTGCACAGCTTTCTGGATAAAATTTTGTTGAAGCTGACCTACGACAAGTGGTTTTTTGGCTGCTACCATAAGGATACCCAGCTTTCCACCAAAAGCCGCTGCGTGTTCTGCGATGTGATAAGCATGGGCGAACGGCACGCAAAGCGTTCCGTTCGATAA
- the recG gene encoding ATP-dependent DNA helicase RecG, producing the protein MPAENHTTLTPDTPVRYLKGVGPKTAERFEKLGIVTLADLLCHYPRRYIDFTKPYSIAEAPTDVECVVRAEVFAKPGGRILPGGRRMERITAGDDVSSLEITWFNNPYAAQKLQLGQEYYFQGIVTGGMLRRQMVNPQVRTAEQIKASPFEAVYPQTEGLTSNAIAKCVRQLLPHAELLPDPLPPEMLAKYRLLPKADAVRAIHCPATEEQAYAARRRLIYEELLVLQLGIGRMKNRGAAATGAPMQLADPSPFWASLPFSPTGAQRRAVSEILADMAGETSMNRLLQGDVGSGKTLVAAAAIWACIRAGYQAALLAPTEILATQHAEGLNRMLAPFGMRVALLTGGMKAAARRTTLAAIRNDEADLVVGTHAILSEGVEFARLGLAVIDEQHRFGVRQRGMLAEKAANPHLLVMSATPIPRTLGLLIYGDLDISILDELPPGRTPVKTRCITGKKRRDLYHFLDQEIGRGRQVYLVCPAIEDTPDGGLNAVKSYYEDIAKALLPERRVGLMHGKLKPKEKAAVMEDFKAGRLDALVSTTVIEVGVDVPNASVMVIENAERYGLSALHQLRGRVGRGAAESWCFLVSDNQSENVQKRLKFLCSTTDGFAVAQYDLETRGPGDFFGSRQHGLPTLQIADLMNDTRTLHAAQAEAVAMLADDPLLEAPEHALLEQQVQQMFEKAGAMN; encoded by the coding sequence ATGCCCGCCGAAAACCATACCACCCTCACCCCGGATACGCCGGTGCGCTACCTGAAGGGCGTTGGCCCCAAGACCGCTGAGCGATTCGAGAAGCTGGGCATCGTGACGCTGGCCGACCTGCTGTGCCACTACCCGCGCAGATATATCGACTTCACCAAACCCTATTCCATCGCCGAAGCGCCCACCGATGTGGAGTGCGTCGTCAGGGCCGAGGTGTTCGCCAAACCCGGCGGGCGTATCCTGCCGGGCGGGCGGCGGATGGAGCGCATCACTGCCGGGGACGATGTGTCCAGTCTGGAGATCACATGGTTCAATAATCCCTATGCCGCCCAGAAGCTGCAGCTTGGGCAGGAATATTATTTTCAGGGCATCGTTACCGGCGGGATGCTGCGCCGCCAGATGGTCAACCCGCAGGTGCGCACCGCCGAGCAGATCAAGGCTTCTCCCTTTGAAGCGGTCTACCCCCAGACCGAGGGCCTGACCAGCAATGCCATCGCCAAGTGCGTGCGGCAGTTGCTGCCCCATGCAGAGCTTCTGCCCGACCCTCTTCCGCCGGAAATGCTGGCAAAATACCGCCTGCTCCCCAAGGCAGATGCCGTGCGGGCCATCCACTGCCCTGCCACCGAAGAGCAGGCCTATGCAGCCCGGCGGCGGCTGATCTATGAAGAACTTCTGGTTTTGCAGCTGGGCATTGGCCGGATGAAAAACCGGGGTGCCGCTGCCACCGGTGCGCCCATGCAGCTTGCCGACCCGTCCCCGTTCTGGGCCAGCCTGCCCTTTTCCCCCACCGGAGCCCAGCGCCGGGCCGTGAGCGAGATTCTGGCCGACATGGCGGGCGAGACTTCCATGAACCGCCTTTTGCAGGGCGATGTGGGCAGCGGAAAAACGCTGGTGGCGGCTGCCGCCATCTGGGCGTGCATCCGGGCGGGGTATCAGGCCGCGCTGCTGGCTCCCACCGAAATTCTGGCCACCCAGCACGCCGAAGGCCTGAACCGGATGCTTGCCCCCTTCGGGATGCGGGTGGCCCTGCTGACCGGCGGCATGAAGGCCGCTGCACGCCGCACCACCCTTGCCGCCATCCGGAACGACGAAGCCGACCTTGTGGTGGGCACCCACGCCATCCTCAGCGAAGGCGTAGAGTTTGCCCGGCTTGGTCTTGCCGTGATCGACGAGCAGCACCGCTTTGGGGTACGGCAGCGCGGAATGCTGGCCGAAAAGGCCGCGAATCCGCACCTGCTGGTGATGAGCGCAACGCCCATTCCCCGCACGCTGGGCCTGCTCATCTACGGCGATTTGGACATCTCCATTCTGGACGAGCTGCCGCCGGGCCGCACACCGGTCAAGACCCGCTGCATCACCGGCAAAAAGCGGCGCGACCTCTACCATTTTCTCGATCAGGAGATCGGGCGCGGGCGGCAGGTGTATCTGGTCTGCCCCGCCATCGAGGACACACCGGATGGCGGGCTGAACGCCGTCAAGAGCTACTACGAGGACATTGCCAAAGCCCTGCTGCCGGAGCGCCGGGTAGGCCTGATGCACGGCAAGCTCAAACCCAAGGAGAAAGCTGCCGTGATGGAGGACTTCAAAGCCGGACGGCTGGACGCACTGGTGTCCACCACCGTCATTGAGGTGGGTGTGGATGTGCCCAATGCCAGCGTAATGGTGATCGAAAACGCAGAGCGCTACGGTCTGAGCGCCCTGCACCAGCTGCGCGGCCGCGTGGGACGCGGTGCAGCGGAGAGCTGGTGCTTTCTTGTCAGCGACAACCAAAGCGAAAACGTACAAAAGCGGCTAAAATTTTTGTGCAGCACCACGGACGGCTTTGCGGTGGCACAGTACGATCTGGAGACCCGCGGCCCCGGCGACTTTTTCGGCAGCCGCCAGCACGGCCTGCCCACCCTGCAGATCGCCGACCTGATGAACGACACCCGCACCCTGCACGCTGCGCAGGCGGAAGCCGTTGCCATGCTGGCCGACGACCCGCTGCTGGAAGCGCCGGAGCACGCACTGCTGGAACAGCAGGTGCAGCAGATGTTCGAGAAAGCCGGAGCCATGAACTGA
- a CDS encoding GNAT family N-acetyltransferase, giving the protein MEIRKGTLKDLEAIAAVEAACFPAAEAATAEEFAERLQQYGDHFWLLWEGERLLAFVDGFCTDWPDLTDEMYADASLHRENGAWQMIFGVNTIPACRRQGYAGQLLQQAIADARAQGRKGLVLTCKEALVHYYAKFGFVNEGVSGSTHGGVVWYQMRLKF; this is encoded by the coding sequence ATGGAGATCCGTAAGGGGACCTTAAAGGACTTGGAGGCCATTGCAGCGGTGGAGGCGGCCTGCTTCCCGGCGGCAGAGGCGGCTACGGCAGAGGAGTTTGCCGAGCGGCTGCAGCAGTACGGCGATCATTTTTGGCTGCTGTGGGAGGGGGAAAGGCTGCTGGCCTTTGTGGACGGCTTTTGCACCGACTGGCCGGACCTGACCGATGAGATGTACGCCGACGCCTCCCTCCACCGGGAGAATGGTGCCTGGCAGATGATCTTTGGGGTAAACACCATCCCGGCCTGCCGCAGACAGGGGTACGCCGGGCAGCTGCTGCAGCAGGCCATTGCCGACGCCCGGGCCCAAGGCCGGAAGGGGCTGGTACTGACCTGCAAGGAGGCCCTGGTGCACTACTATGCAAAGTTCGGCTTTGTGAACGAGGGCGTTTCCGGCTCCACCCACGGGGGCGTGGTGTGGTACCAGATGCGGCTGAAGTTCTGA